The following are encoded together in the Sphingorhabdus pulchriflava genome:
- a CDS encoding type II and III secretion system protein family protein — protein sequence MAHTAFKIGVALALALTTAPAALAQGFHSSSDAGLHAGQLDVPLNKSQVLTVDRPFGKAMVGNEEIADIMPITNRSLYVLGKKMGTTSLTVYDTNNNVISVVDVAVGPDIVSLRRQLSELIPGETIGARISNDAIVLTGIVSNGPAIDRAVQLAQTYAGDKVVNMMSVGASQQVMLEVRFSEISRQTGKQIGLSGFGFSDGGSFGAAVGNGAGLVPDAGGAGVLRLDSITGSFGVFRKAFDIAGLNIDAVLDALERKGLVKTLAEPTLIALSGETASFLAGGEFPVPVAQNNSSGGGGGGNSGGITIEFKPFGVSLAFTPTVLADGVINLAVEPEVSSIDPTASITVNGLVIPGLQTRRANTVLELRDGESFALAGLIRKDFQTTVRQVPILGSIPIIGSLFRSSGFQKGETELVIVVTPRIVQPVKADQIKLPTDRVQNPNELDLFLMGRTDKATGINPLDPDAKPPEAPKTPKAEGADYDY from the coding sequence ATGGCACATACAGCTTTCAAGATTGGCGTAGCGCTCGCGCTGGCGCTGACCACCGCCCCCGCGGCGCTTGCACAGGGTTTTCACAGCTCGTCCGACGCCGGCCTGCATGCCGGGCAACTCGACGTGCCGCTGAACAAAAGCCAGGTGCTGACGGTCGACCGTCCGTTCGGCAAGGCGATGGTGGGCAATGAAGAAATCGCCGACATCATGCCGATCACCAACCGGTCGCTTTACGTCCTTGGCAAGAAAATGGGCACCACCAGCCTGACCGTCTATGACACCAACAATAATGTCATTTCGGTGGTTGATGTCGCGGTCGGCCCCGACATTGTTTCGCTGCGCCGGCAATTGTCCGAGCTGATCCCCGGCGAAACCATCGGCGCGCGGATTTCGAACGACGCCATCGTGCTGACGGGTATCGTCTCCAACGGCCCCGCCATCGACCGCGCGGTGCAACTGGCGCAGACCTATGCAGGCGACAAGGTCGTCAACATGATGTCGGTGGGTGCCAGCCAGCAGGTGATGCTGGAAGTGCGGTTCTCCGAAATTTCGCGCCAGACGGGCAAGCAGATCGGCCTTTCGGGCTTTGGCTTCAGCGACGGTGGTTCATTTGGTGCAGCCGTGGGCAATGGAGCCGGTCTGGTTCCCGATGCGGGCGGCGCGGGCGTGTTGCGCCTCGATTCCATTACCGGCAGCTTTGGCGTGTTCCGCAAGGCATTCGATATAGCGGGCCTCAACATCGACGCTGTGCTCGATGCGCTCGAACGCAAAGGGCTGGTCAAGACATTGGCCGAACCGACTTTGATCGCGCTGTCGGGCGAAACCGCATCCTTCCTGGCCGGTGGTGAATTCCCGGTTCCAGTCGCGCAGAACAATAGCAGCGGCGGCGGTGGTGGCGGCAACAGCGGTGGCATCACCATCGAGTTCAAACCCTTTGGCGTCAGTCTGGCCTTCACCCCCACGGTGCTCGCCGATGGCGTGATTAACCTGGCGGTCGAACCGGAGGTCAGCTCGATTGACCCGACCGCGTCGATCACCGTCAACGGCCTCGTCATTCCGGGCTTGCAAACCCGGCGTGCGAACACCGTGCTCGAACTGCGCGATGGGGAAAGCTTTGCCTTGGCCGGTTTGATCCGCAAGGATTTCCAGACCACGGTGCGGCAGGTGCCGATATTGGGTTCGATCCCGATTATCGGCTCGCTCTTCCGCTCCTCCGGTTTCCAAAAGGGCGAAACCGAACTGGTCATCGTCGTCACCCCGCGCATTGTGCAGCCGGTGAAGGCCGACCAGATAAAATTGCCGACCGATCGGGTGCAAAACCCGAACGAACTCGACCTTTTCCTGATGGGACGGACCGATAAGGCCACGGGCATCAATCCGCTTGATCCCGACGCGAAACCGCCCGAGGCCCCGAAAACCCCCAAAGCGGAAGGCGCTGACTATGACTATTGA